Proteins encoded together in one Synechococcus sp. A15-62 window:
- a CDS encoding ATP-dependent RecD-like DNA helicase, translating to MTAAADLTADQQEAADAFAAWLKQPVDGTPFVLSGFAGSGKTFLSMRLLRQVEASGLCWTVVAPTHKAVGVLRQALELEGLQPTWYPSTIHRLLRLKLKRSADAELCEPTEQTAMALENLGLVLIDEASMVDSTLLGIALQCAHPFKTRLVFVGDPAQLPPVGEPNSPVFAMQRSCSASLTQVVRHQGPVLQLAAGLREGRLPCQMPPLLPPIRSPQGQVRSLVQREWLDQARRALREASVQDNPDAARILCYTNRTLDRLVPHARRAIHGEMADQMPVLPGEVLISRTAVMAPASRDGEEAGEEPDMVLGSNREVTVRDVKPESCDLADFGLSSADGPVPVIETLSASVNAGDLELTLRLQPPIGSSGRQELDAVMQRLRKQARDAGKKNGRSIWRQYFLIRDAFASLGPAAVLTVHRSQGSSFGDVFVAPDVFRADPAIRQQLCYVAVSRARTGVWLLGGETSSDLRATWQRQFDTTRDSE from the coding sequence GTGACCGCTGCCGCGGACCTCACCGCTGATCAGCAGGAAGCGGCGGACGCCTTTGCGGCCTGGCTGAAGCAGCCCGTGGATGGCACGCCCTTCGTGCTCAGTGGTTTTGCCGGCAGCGGCAAGACCTTCCTCTCCATGCGCCTGCTGCGCCAGGTGGAGGCCAGCGGTTTGTGCTGGACCGTCGTGGCCCCAACCCACAAAGCGGTGGGTGTCCTGCGCCAGGCCTTGGAGTTGGAGGGTCTCCAACCCACCTGGTATCCCTCCACCATCCATCGCCTGCTGCGGCTGAAGCTCAAGCGCTCTGCCGACGCTGAACTCTGCGAACCGACTGAGCAGACGGCCATGGCCCTGGAGAACCTGGGCCTTGTGCTGATTGATGAAGCCTCGATGGTGGACAGCACCCTGTTGGGCATCGCCCTCCAGTGCGCCCATCCGTTCAAGACCCGTCTGGTGTTCGTCGGCGACCCGGCCCAGTTGCCCCCGGTGGGCGAGCCGAACAGTCCCGTGTTTGCTATGCAACGGTCCTGTTCCGCCAGCTTGACCCAGGTGGTGCGCCATCAAGGCCCGGTGCTGCAGCTGGCGGCCGGTCTGCGGGAGGGGCGCCTGCCCTGCCAGATGCCGCCGCTGCTGCCGCCGATTCGATCCCCGCAGGGGCAGGTGCGCAGCCTGGTGCAACGGGAGTGGCTGGATCAGGCCCGGCGTGCCTTGCGGGAGGCTTCGGTGCAAGACAACCCCGATGCCGCACGCATCCTCTGTTACACGAACCGCACCTTGGATCGTCTGGTGCCCCATGCACGCCGGGCCATCCATGGGGAGATGGCGGATCAGATGCCGGTGCTGCCTGGTGAGGTGTTGATCAGTCGCACGGCGGTGATGGCCCCGGCCTCAAGGGATGGCGAAGAGGCCGGCGAAGAACCCGACATGGTGCTGGGCTCCAACCGCGAAGTGACGGTGCGGGACGTCAAGCCGGAGTCCTGTGACCTGGCGGATTTCGGCCTCTCCTCCGCCGATGGGCCTGTGCCGGTGATCGAGACCCTTTCCGCATCGGTGAATGCGGGGGACCTGGAGCTCACCCTGCGCCTGCAGCCACCGATTGGCAGCTCCGGTCGGCAGGAGCTCGATGCGGTGATGCAGCGCCTGCGCAAGCAGGCCCGTGATGCCGGCAAGAAAAACGGTCGCTCGATTTGGCGGCAGTACTTCCTGATTCGCGATGCCTTCGCGTCCCTTGGCCCCGCGGCGGTGCTAACGGTGCACCGCAGTCAGGGCAGCAGTTTCGGGGATGTTTTTGTGGCCCCGGATGTGTTCCGGGCCGATCCAGCCATCCGCCAGCAGCTCTGTTACGTCGCGGTGTCCCGGGCCCGTACGGGGGTTTGGTTGCTCGGCGGGGAGACGTCGTCTGATCTGCGCGCCACCTGGCAGCGCCAATTCGATACCACCCGGGACTCCGAGTGA
- the folD gene encoding bifunctional methylenetetrahydrofolate dehydrogenase/methenyltetrahydrofolate cyclohydrolase FolD, translating into MALRLDGKVLAREVEHRLQTLIERRLAEAGRPPGLAVLRVGDDPASAVYVANKEKACARIGVASFGDHLPGETPPAQVLQTIERLNANPEVDGILLQLPLPAGLDEGPLLMAIDPEKDADGLHTLNLGRLLKGEPGPRSCTPAGVMAMLRSNGIDPAGKRAVVIGRSILVGQPMALMLQAANATVTIAHSRTADLAAHTREADILVVAAGRPEFIGAEHVRPGAAVVDVGIHRKPEGGLCGDVRASEVESIAAALSPVPGGVGPMTVTLLLVNTVVAWCRRHNLDHDLDDLVP; encoded by the coding sequence GGGCGACCGCCGGGCTTAGCGGTGCTGCGGGTTGGTGATGATCCCGCCAGCGCCGTTTACGTCGCCAACAAGGAAAAGGCCTGTGCTCGGATCGGGGTGGCCAGCTTTGGCGATCACCTCCCCGGCGAAACGCCTCCAGCGCAGGTGCTGCAGACGATTGAACGGCTGAATGCCAACCCTGAGGTGGATGGGATCCTCCTGCAGCTGCCCCTCCCGGCCGGCCTTGATGAGGGTCCGCTGCTGATGGCCATTGATCCTGAAAAGGATGCCGACGGTCTGCACACCCTCAACCTCGGACGGCTGCTCAAGGGGGAGCCGGGCCCGCGCAGCTGCACTCCCGCCGGGGTGATGGCGATGCTGCGCAGCAATGGCATTGATCCAGCGGGCAAGCGCGCTGTGGTGATCGGCCGCAGCATCCTTGTGGGGCAGCCGATGGCCTTGATGCTTCAGGCGGCCAATGCCACCGTCACCATCGCCCATTCCCGCACGGCCGATCTGGCGGCCCACACCCGGGAGGCCGACATCCTCGTGGTGGCAGCCGGCCGTCCTGAGTTCATCGGGGCCGAGCACGTGCGGCCGGGGGCGGCGGTGGTGGATGTGGGCATCCACCGCAAGCCGGAAGGCGGATTGTGCGGGGATGTTCGTGCGTCTGAGGTCGAGTCGATCGCGGCTGCGCTTTCGCCTGTCCCTGGCGGTGTGGGACCGATGACGGTGACGCTGCTTCTGGTGAACACCGTTGTGGCTTGGTGCAGACGCCACAACCTTGACCATGATTTGGACGATCTCGTGCCCTGA
- a CDS encoding TIGR02466 family protein yields the protein MALHWLFPTPVLQVDLEPDAATAAAMQQQLEQFDAQVYQHPEFSDRNNLTGDLLGHAGLDQLHRMDAFQWLNAQLAEHVSAYLRSLLGPDHGLMAHIQKAWPVVCARNGGTVDLHSHRNAQLSAVFYVLTDPANESGELEFEAPDDYFSHVMAVPYRDAAVSCGVFAPLPHRLLLFPSDLRHRVRPYEGSSPRYSVSYDLAITTAPGKGREMRTPHPMDWVPLGS from the coding sequence ATGGCGCTGCACTGGCTCTTTCCCACCCCCGTTTTGCAGGTGGACCTTGAGCCGGATGCCGCCACGGCCGCAGCCATGCAGCAGCAGCTGGAGCAGTTCGATGCCCAGGTGTATCAGCACCCTGAGTTCAGCGATCGCAACAACCTCACCGGCGATCTGCTGGGCCATGCCGGCCTCGATCAGTTGCATCGCATGGATGCGTTCCAGTGGCTGAACGCGCAGTTGGCTGAGCATGTTTCGGCCTATCTCCGCTCGCTGTTGGGCCCGGATCATGGTCTTATGGCCCACATCCAAAAGGCCTGGCCTGTGGTGTGTGCAAGGAATGGCGGAACAGTGGATCTGCACAGCCACCGCAACGCCCAGTTGAGCGCTGTTTTCTATGTGTTGACGGATCCGGCCAATGAGAGTGGGGAGTTGGAATTTGAGGCGCCCGACGATTACTTCAGCCATGTGATGGCGGTTCCCTACCGCGACGCGGCGGTCTCCTGTGGGGTGTTCGCGCCGCTGCCCCACCGTCTTCTGCTGTTCCCTTCAGACCTGCGCCATCGAGTACGCCCCTATGAGGGAAGCAGCCCCCGCTATTCGGTCTCCTACGACCTGGCCATCACCACGGCGCCGGGCAAGGGACGCGAGATGCGAACACCCCATCCGATGGATTGGGTTCCCCTCGGCAGCTAA
- a CDS encoding GAP family protein → MAEPRIWTELLTYGLGVALSPIHIVLLLLLLLDMTHGSDHRTGLDLIGGGALIALGSRELIRGLLDDGTAPAWSGAVDRFAAMPLPLLLLISSVTEVISPDDLLLFAKSAAVILAAQLALQEEIACSIGFSTAATALLLVPFLAVLIGRQRVLPLLQRGKTTLLRRGELVVGSLSFGLGSYLSWQGISGLMIN, encoded by the coding sequence ATGGCGGAACCCCGGATCTGGACGGAACTGCTGACCTACGGGCTTGGCGTGGCGCTGTCGCCTATCCACATCGTTCTGCTGCTGTTGCTGCTGCTGGACATGACCCATGGATCCGACCACCGCACCGGTCTGGATCTGATCGGCGGCGGAGCCTTGATCGCCCTGGGCAGTCGTGAACTGATCCGCGGGTTGCTGGATGACGGAACAGCCCCTGCCTGGAGCGGCGCCGTGGATCGTTTCGCCGCGATGCCGCTTCCCTTGCTGTTGCTGATCAGCAGCGTCACAGAAGTGATTAGTCCCGACGACCTGTTGCTGTTCGCGAAAAGCGCCGCCGTGATCCTCGCTGCGCAATTGGCCCTCCAGGAGGAGATTGCCTGCAGCATCGGCTTCAGCACCGCCGCCACTGCTCTGCTGCTGGTTCCGTTCCTGGCGGTGTTGATCGGACGCCAGCGGGTTCTTCCGCTGCTGCAACGCGGCAAAACGACCCTGCTACGCCGGGGGGAGCTGGTGGTGGGAAGCCTCAGCTTCGGGCTGGGCTCCTATCTGAGCTGGCAGGGCATCAGCGGTTTGATGATCAACTGA
- a CDS encoding divergent PAP2 family protein: MIDATPSHAVLREFFDNSSLTWGLMACGVAQLSKLFLELLLHRRWRPAVLIETGGMPSSHSALVTGTAACVGWTLGFDHPLFALAAMVAFVVMYDASGIRRAAGLTAERVNGLPDSLWPDAPEKPLKESLGHSRLQVLVGSLMGPAIALPGLEFVGSPLHLLSGLGAGLG, from the coding sequence ATGATCGACGCCACGCCTTCCCATGCGGTGCTTCGGGAGTTCTTCGACAACAGTTCGCTCACCTGGGGCTTGATGGCCTGCGGCGTCGCCCAGCTGTCGAAGCTGTTCCTTGAGTTGCTTCTGCATCGCCGTTGGCGTCCGGCAGTGCTGATCGAAACCGGCGGCATGCCGTCGAGCCATTCCGCCCTGGTCACAGGAACCGCGGCCTGTGTGGGCTGGACACTGGGCTTTGATCACCCCCTCTTCGCCCTGGCGGCCATGGTCGCGTTCGTTGTCATGTACGACGCCAGTGGCATTCGTCGCGCAGCCGGGCTGACGGCGGAACGGGTCAATGGCCTGCCTGATTCACTCTGGCCGGATGCTCCGGAGAAACCCCTCAAGGAAAGCCTGGGACACAGCCGGCTGCAGGTTCTGGTGGGCAGCCTGATGGGTCCCGCCATTGCTCTGCCCGGTTTGGAATTTGTGGGATCACCGCTGCATTTGCTGTCGGGTCTTGGAGCTGGGCTGGGGTGA
- the crtE gene encoding geranylgeranyl diphosphate synthase CrtE produces MSAEFDFKAYLGKAKEQVEAALDGSLGPERPESLREAMRYSLLAGGKRLRPILCLAACELAGGEATQALPTAVALEMIHTMSLIHDDLPAMDDDDLRRGRPTNHKVYGEAVAILAGDALLTRAFEMVALRSPGVPAERLLKVVGELSLVAGAPGLVGGQVVDLESEGKEVDLETLEYIHLHKTGALLSACVITGAMIGGADEALIKALRTYARGIGLAFQIIDDILDITASSEVLGKTAGKDLIADKTTYPKLLGLDESRRRADVLVNEAKAALQPWAEKAVPLLALADFITSRDR; encoded by the coding sequence ATGAGCGCCGAGTTCGATTTCAAGGCCTATCTCGGCAAGGCCAAAGAGCAGGTGGAAGCGGCCCTCGATGGATCCCTCGGTCCGGAGCGGCCGGAGTCCCTCAGGGAAGCGATGCGCTACTCGCTGCTTGCCGGTGGCAAGCGCCTGCGCCCGATTCTCTGCCTCGCCGCCTGTGAGCTGGCCGGCGGGGAAGCGACGCAGGCCCTGCCCACGGCGGTGGCGCTGGAAATGATACACACCATGTCGTTGATTCACGACGACCTGCCGGCGATGGATGACGACGACCTGCGCCGTGGTCGTCCCACCAACCACAAGGTGTACGGCGAAGCCGTGGCCATCCTTGCTGGTGATGCCCTGCTGACCCGCGCCTTCGAAATGGTGGCGCTGCGCAGTCCGGGTGTGCCGGCTGAGCGGTTGCTCAAGGTGGTGGGAGAACTCTCGTTGGTGGCTGGCGCCCCGGGCCTGGTGGGCGGCCAGGTGGTGGATCTGGAAAGCGAGGGCAAGGAGGTGGATCTCGAAACTCTCGAGTACATCCACCTCCACAAAACCGGAGCCCTGTTGAGCGCCTGTGTGATCACCGGGGCGATGATCGGCGGCGCTGATGAGGCGTTAATCAAGGCTCTGCGCACCTATGCCAGGGGGATCGGCCTCGCCTTCCAGATCATCGATGACATCCTCGACATCACGGCCAGCAGCGAGGTTCTGGGCAAAACCGCAGGCAAGGACCTCATTGCCGACAAGACCACCTATCCCAAGCTTCTGGGGCTTGATGAGTCCCGTCGCCGGGCCGATGTGTTGGTGAACGAAGCGAAAGCGGCGCTTCAACCCTGGGCCGAGAAGGCCGTGCCCCTGCTGGCGTTGGCCGACTTCATCACCAGCCGCGACCGATGA